The sequence CCCGTAGGCACTGTATAAAATGTCACCAACACAGCGAGGGACTTCCTCCTTCATCTGCTACCTGTTCACAGCTGCTGATGATAATCTTGTGCTGGGGGGCACTGAAGCTGCCAGGAAACAGGATTGTTCTGCTTGATGTTTCCCCCATTCAGAAAACCCCCTTTTGAATCTTCTCTATCTCAGGACAGAACAAACCACACTACCAATCTCTTGGTGGTGGCTTTTGTGTCTCACCTGTGTGCTGGTCGTAAGTGTCTACCAGCATTTCCTGGGTGACTGCCAGGGAGCCATTGTGGGGCTCAGGGGTAACTCCCAGGAGCTTACACATGAGGGGGTAGATGTGGATGCTGTCAAAGGGCTCAGCCAGGTGATTCTTCTTGAAATCAGGCCCGAAAGCTCTGAATATGGTCTTCATATCCATGTAGACATTATCAAAACCATGATCTCCTTTGTTGAAATATAGTATAATTTGCTGAAAAATAATAACGAAACAGTCATTTAAGATTCCAGTCCTCTGAAAGAAAATTGCCTCTTAGTTAATTCCATAGTTGTTAGATCCAGGAAATCTTTGAGCACTTAAATGACAAGGAAGGACACTGCTCTCTGCAGTGGCAGAAAGGAGCAGGCATGGAAGATCTTTAAGGAAGAGAATAAAGCttacaacttccctggtggctcagatggtaaagaagctgcccaCAATTTGGGattcctgggttcagtccctgggtcagggagataccctggagtgggaaatggcaacccactccagtattcttgcctggagaattctgtggacagaggagcctggtgtgtggggtcacaaggagtcagacactcctgagtgactaacactttctttttcaaagaaaagcaCACCTGTTAGAAGCAGTAATAAGATAGTAATACTGACGGTCCTAATAGGCGCAAACATAGAGGGCTCACTGTGCACCAAGAAGTGTTCTGAATGTTTTATAAAGTGAAGGCTCTATCCTCATcactgccattttacagatgaataaactacCCTGAGTCATGTAGTAGCCAATGTTGGAGTAGGTATTTGAATCCAGACTGGTTCTAGAGCTAggagcatttattttctttttcaaaaatatttatttatttatttggcttcgcccggtcttagctgtggcacactcCTAGTTGGGGCTTGTGGGGTCGAGGATTGAgtttgggccccctgcattggaagctcagagtcttagccactgaaccaacAGGAAAGTCCCCAGATATGTTGTTTCTTATGGCacaaaattgcatatatatattttttgggaggggtggggagagaaggatTAAAGAGGACAGTATCAGGACTGTAGGTAATTGTTTAATGAGTACTAGATAGACTTTTGTCTGACCCCTTTTCAAGGGACAAAGTAACATCAGTCAcaccacagcactgtttatattttcttattttcttaagaCCAACAGGTACTCTGGCATGTCAGACATGTGATCTCTGTGTATTGAAAAGTTGGTCTCATAGTTGTCTTAATGCCTGTCTGCTCAGCTCAGGCTCCCTCACCTGGCTAAAGAAACCAGTCCAAAGGCATTTGAGGCCATGCTGTGCtcttgtgctcagtccctcagttatgtccaactctgcaaccccatggactgtagccctccaggctcctctgtccatgggatttcccaggcaagaatactggagcagggttgccatttcctactccaggggatcttccccacccagagattaaatctatgtcttgtgtctcctgcattggcaggtggaatctttaccactgcgccacctgggaagaacttGATGCCATGGGGCAGCCTGCTAAGAACAGTTAAGTGATCCCAGTAATGGCCTCATGTTCTTTGCAAGCTCCtaagagcgctgaagaattgatgcttttgaactatggtgttggagaagactctagagagtcccttggactgtaaggagatccaaccagtccattctaaaggagatcagccctgggtgttctttggaaggaatgatgctaaagctgaaactccagtactttggccacctcatgtgaagagttgactcactggaaaagactctgatgctgggagggattgggagcaggaggaaaaggggataacagaggatgagatggctggatggcatcaccgactcgatggacatgagtttgaatgaactacgggagttggtgatggacagggaggcctggcgtgctgctattcatggggttgcaaagactcggacacgactgagcaactgaactgaactgaactgaatcctaagAGAGAAGAGTCACACCCACTCTGCTCTGCACATCAAGGCAGGCAGTTGGGTGGGAATATGAGCAGTGGACTCAATTAGAGCATTGAGACACAAAAGATTTTCTAACAGATAGTTTGCCAGAAGATTAAACTGATCACTGCATCGCATCCCTCAAACTATCTGGTTGGTCATGCTGGGAATATGACTGTCCTATTAAATGTCTTATCATCCCTCTCAAACTGTGACATCATTAACCAGGTTTACAAAGAGGTCAGTACTATGGAAACTTCTTGGCAGGGCCTTTGCTCCAGGCCACGTGGGGGCTTACAAAATACCAATTAAGTTTTGCATTTTACTGTAAATGTTTCCACCAATATTAAACAATAACCTTATGAGCTTTCCCAGACCTGTTATACTCTGGACTTTCAGCAACCGAAGAGTATACAGATTGCAAATGTAATTATGACGTTTGGCTTCTGTTCATAGCCTTAGACGAGGATCCTTCAGGTTGTACCTGAGACGGTCTTCTGTCATGTGATATTGAAGCATCACTTAAACTTTGTTCTGTCATGAATTATTGGttggtagttttaaaaaaatgggatGCAGTGATCAGTTTAATCTTCTGCCTGCCTCGATGTGCATGTCTTATGTATGTCTCACAATTAGCATTGATTTTGGTATTTTCTTCTTTAGGCTTCTTATTTTTTTCGTAACAGCtgtgttgagatataattcatatacaatGCAATGTATCCATTTAAAGTATACGATTCAATGGTATCTAgtgtattcacagagttgtgaaaCTATCatcacagtcaattttagaacgcttccatcaccccaaaaagaaagcctataCCCTTCAGCAGTTACTCCCCAATCTCCTTACAACTTCCCCTGGTCCTAGACAACCACCAATCTATGCTCTGTATCTATAGATTTGtgcattctggacatttcatttaaatggaatcatacaatatgtggtctctgctatctgacttctttcactgagcCTTATGCTCTCAAAGTTCACTCACATGATAACATGTTTTAGtacttcatttccttttaatggctacatagtattccactgtatggctAGACcctgttttgtttatccattcatcagttgacgGGCATTTTGGTTGTTTTCACCTTTTGTTTATTAGGAATAATGCTGCCATGGGCATCTGTGTATAAATTTTTATGTGATCAggattgccttttttcttttgactATATGCAAATGGGAACTAGAAGGtgttttttttgggggagggagggatgttAATCTCTTGTTGATCCAACACATAGGCTTGGGTTTGTACATCAGCCTTACATTTCTAATACCAAATCACTCCTCTCCAGCTTTGGTTTCTTCCTCATTACAAAGGGAAGATAAGAGAGTCAACCTTTAAGGTtgttaggaaaacaaaaataaagtgtgtgtctgtgcgctcagtcactcagttgtttctgactctttatgacccgatggactatagcctgccaggctcctctgtccatgggattctccaggcaagaatactgaagtaggttgccctttcctcctccaggggaatcttccagactcagggatcaaacccacatctcctataatTCCTGCATTGAGGTAGATcattgagcaaccagggaagcccaaacatgaaATAACTCATGTTAAATTTTTAACACAGCCTAGACACAACCTTGGCCAGAGATATATGTCATTATTGTTGCATAATGGTAAGATGGAGCAGGGTAGGTAGGGTGGGATGCAGGGAGGTGGGGAACACTCAGAAAATAGTGGGTTACTACTAACTCATCATGCATGcacttatgttttaatttttttcagaacagTCCTTCCCTACTGGCTGCCTTCCAGATCCAAGATGGACTCTATTTTAGAATCCACTCACCCCGCTGATGCTATAACCAGGGTCGGCGTACATCACGATCGGCAGGACCCGCTCGTGTTTGGCAAAATGGAAGCGTTCTGGAAATTCCTCCTTCTTGTAGACATTGAGGTGAGGATGAGCGTTCTTCAGCGCTTGGTAAACAGCTTCCTCTTGCCCTGGTTTGGGTAGAAGCATCCCAAAGCCGCCGTAGTCCACAATGTCAAACTGGACCAAGTCCTTGAAGCTGATGTAGTTTCTCAGGAGGATCTCGGTGATGTTGGGTTTCTTTTTCATGGTGGTCATGCCATGGTCTGACGTGATGATGACATTGAGGTGCTCAGTCAAGCTGTGCCTCCCAATGGCTTCCAACAGGTACCCGATGGTTCTGTCGATTTGCTGAATCATTGCCCTCCTATTCTCTGTGTCAGGTCCGTAGAGGTGTCCCACGCTATCTGGCTCTCCATAgtacagggtcacaaagtcaaAATCTTCCTTGGTGAACCAGTTCATGACGATGTCAATGTTCTGTCTCCACTCCGTCTCGTTGCCATTTGGGTGGGTGTACGACTCCACCAGGGACCGCTGGACAGCCTCCCCTTGGTACTTGGCGCCTCCCCCGGGATAGTGGAATGACGCTGTTTTCCTCCCCTACAAGTGCAAGAATAAAAGCCTGTTAGAGCTGTTTCTTCTGTCTTTCTCATTATATGCAAAGCCCAACATGTTGGCAGCCCTGCCCCAGTCCAGAAACATGCATAGAAAACATGTGGGCTTTGGAGGCAGATGGGATTGGGCTTCATTCCTGACATCACCAGGATCTCCTGGAGTCTAAAACACCGATAATTGGAAGACGTGcccttattggagaaggcaatggcaccccactccagtactcttgcctggaaaatcccatggatggaggagcctggtgggctgcagtccatggggtcgctaagagtcggacacggactgagcgacttcactttcacttttcactttcatgcattggagaaggaaatggcaaccgtctccagtgttcttgcctggagaatcccagggacgggggagcctggtgggctgccgtctgtggggtcacatagagttggacacgactgaagcgacttagcagcagcagcagcagcgaagaAAAATGCTGCCAGTGAAACCGCTGACACTTCAGTGACTGGAAGATGTGTTCCAATTTGGGatggcaaaatgaaaaataaaaaagtcccTTAGATTGGAGGAGAAATGGTTCTTTCTAAACTGGTGGTGGTGAGTGAGTTCTTTAATCTCGTAGTGTTTCAGTGTTTCTACCTGTAAAATGCCAAGAAGCTGATGGGACTTTTTTGAGGATTAATCCAGGTAGCTTTAAGATAAAGTGTTGGGCATTGTGTTTTGGCCCTTGGCAGGCACTCTTTTCATTGCCTCTAGACCTAACAAGCCAGCACAAGCCTTCCCCAGTGTGTCCAGTGTGTGCAGTGGGCAGTTAATATGTTTGCCTGCCCAGCGCCCACTCCACCGTCTGCAGGTTTGGAGCATCTGACATCCCCTGGAGGCTCTCCTCCCTGCTCTTGCTCCACGCCTGGTTTGGGGTGTGTTGGTCCCACATCAGGCTCCAGAGGTGGGGTGTGGCTCTGGGCTGGCCAGTCAGGGGACACTGTGTCCCCTGGCCACAGCAGTTGGTTGAGCCTTGGGCCCGTGTCCCAGCCAGAGCCAATGAGATGAGATCTGCGGACTCCCTCTGGGGCTGTTAGAGATAAAAGAATTTGCCTAGCTGTTCCCATCTCTAATGTTTATAGACTTTGGGGTGTTTGCAAAAGTGAAAGCTGTCATCTTATTCCCTGTGCAGATGTCTGCTTGATGCCGGACCCAGAGGCAGACAACAGAGCAGTTAAAGGTGTGCTTATTGCTGGGTTGCCTGGgtttatcttttctctttcatttggaTGTGTGTTACCAAAATGCtctccacctctgtctcctcatctgtaaagtggggatgttAATGCCACCTCGTGGGGTGGTTGCGGGGACTAAACGCACGTGGAGCACATTGGTAAGCGTTCAGTGAGCTCAGCTTTTGTCTTTCCTGGAGAGGAACAAAGAGCGTTGGGCCTAACCGCACGATCAGGTAGAGGGGTGATGATTATTTCCTCCAGTTTCTGTCTCTTGAGGGGCATTGAAGGTGGAACTGAAATGTGCCTGTAGACCCCCAGGTTGGAGTCTGCAGAAGGAAGCTGAGATTGGAGCCTCTGGTCATGGAAGGAATGGCTGCAGTAGGGAGCGTGGGATTCCTCACGTCCGAGGAAGGTGGTGGGTCATCCATGAAATTCTGCTGAATCTTGCAAGGCCTGACCAGAGCCTGGGGTTGCTGCTTGACCTTGAAACTGTTGTCAGTGGCCCAGCCACCTTCACCCTGTCTGTCACACTGTGGGAAACCAGGCAAGGCACTAGATTACAGCCGACAGAAGAGCCCTGGCCTCCTTAAAAGCCTCCTTAAAAGCCGTCATGGGAGGAGctgcttgtctcttccctctccttgTCTCCAGTGGGTAAACCGGGGAaagaggtgtggggtgggggctcAAGAGAGTGGACCATGGGTCACGCTCCTTTTTTCCCAGGCATCTGGGGCCACCAGAGAGTCTGTGGTGGGGTAGGGAGCGTGCTGGGGATGAGAGCTTTGACTCAGATCTGAGATGAAGGTTTTACCATGAGCAGAACTGAGTCTTCAGACCGAAAATGAGGCTGTGTTAGCAACACAAGTAATTTCAAAGTCATGAAAATATTAAGCGATAATACTCCTCAGcagaaaggtgttttttttttttttttttttttttggataaagcCTGGTAAAAttgttaggaaaataaaataattttatgtacacTCACCAATGAGTTAACAGTAAGATGGACCCATATCACTAAATATGTTGTTGTAAAGCAGCTCCTCAACCAGGACTGGGCACATACTAGGCACTTGATAAATTTCTGGTTCCATAAATGACTGACCTGCTTATTTGGGGAGCAACTACTTTTCTTCATCCTGGCTGTTAACTTGAGGGCTGTTCTGTGACTTTTCTTGTATTACCCAAGATTTGGATATTCTGAAAAACTCTCAACAGTTCAATGGCTTTAGTAGAGCCAAGAGAGGGTACTTGTGTAATGGTGTCAATTTGGTATAGGGAATAAATTATGGGATGAACTGTGGGGTATTAGCACCTGGGTCATGGCTATGTGGCGTATGACTGGGCAGAAAAGTATAACCAAGCGTAATGCCAAACTTACCATGTATCatttgagagagagaggcaggtaaGCTATTTGGAAGTTGTAGGGGATGCTGTTGGGGCCCCATCCAGATCCCCTTATTGGGCTTGTGCACCCACATCCATTTCTGTGAGGGTGGCTGCTAATGTCTCACTGTTTCTCCATGTTCTGGAAAAATCCCGTTGCCAAGTGGCCAGACCTGCCTCACCTGAGTAGGTAGCCTATACTGCTCCTTTATCCTCAGCAGCCCACGGCCAGTGACCAGCAGCAGGACATAAAGCCAGCTCCCTGGCTTCAGGGTGGGATAACATGGGGGTGCAATTCATGTTCCTGTGTTCCTGGGGGATCAGGCTGAAGCTGGTGTCCAGCAGAGGGCACATCTCACTTAGCTCATTCTCCTGCCATGTCAGTTTTCCTTACTCCTGTCTCCTGAGAGCTCTCTCTCCATATGTTACATGCGCTGCGTCCCTGCCTCAGGCTCTGCTTTTAGGAAGCTTGACCCAAGACAGAAGTCCTAACACTAAGCGCTTTGCACAGTTCCAGAAGCTCTGCTGTCCATAGCTGTAGGTGAAATATTGTCCCTTCTGCCCTCCAGCGTTCATTTCCTATTTTGGGAtccagttttattttctctaaagcACTTTCCCCAACCTAAAATTACCTTAATTTGCTTGCTTTGAAAACTATCTAATTTCCTCCTCTAGAAAGTGTGGCTGTTTTTGTTCAATGCATTTTTCCTGGGACCTAGGACAGGCCTGGCTCAGACTTAAGTGCTGACTGCTGATTAAGTGTATGCTGCGTGAATGCATGAATCACATCTCCTTTTAGGGGCAGAAAACCGACCTTCTTCTCTCTTGATTAACTTATGGAAATAGTTTCAGAAATGCTTTCTCTTTTGGGTTCTAGTGTCTTATTTGTAACCTCTACAGGTAacacattttcctttcttataatAGAATTTCTATGGTTGCTTTAACTTGCAAAtcctctaatatttatttattgcatttcTGATTGGCATTAGACATAATTCTCAGTTTTTGGCGATGGTAGTTTGTTTAACTCTAAGTGTAAATTGACTTTGCTCTCAAGTATGGATTGACTGGAAGGATGAAACTTCCAACATTTTGTGAACACAGTTTggctattttattatttagaatAAGCTGACATTGACATTGTGAGGGACTTAGGCAACACTGCATATTAGTTAAGTTCCTAGGTATTTGCCTGTTAAATCTCAGATGTTCCCAACTTAAAATTGTTTTCTCGTGCTATATTCTTAACACATATTCTTTCTTTAAAGGTATCCAAGCTGTGGTCTTaggaagctatggtttttctcacttagaaaaatagaaatagaaattttaggATTTATGATGCTTTGTGAAATGAGCTCGAGAGAGAAATATATATGTGagcatgtgtatacacacacatacatacacacacacttgactCTGTTTATTTGGGATCTACGATAATCAAAAGTGCTATTTTCAACAAATACTTCTGAGAAACAATCTGAGCACTTAATTGGATGCAAAAGAGTGGGTATTTACTATTCTACCCTTTAATTAGCATAATCAGTGTTTCCAGAAGCAATAGCAATTGGAAAATCGCTAGTTTTATTAGGTGCATTATTCTTCCTTAGTGTACTATTGCATCAGTGTGGCTATTACTCTTAAGCTGCTGCTTTAAAAGAAGAGTTGATACTTCTTAGGGCAAAGCCTGAGTGTTGGCTTTTGTATAGAATCTACAGaactctttggggcttccctagtggctcagacagtaaagaatctgcctgcaatgcaggagacctgtgttcgatccctgggtcgggaagatcccctggaaaaggaaatggttacccactccagtattcttgtctagagaattctatgaacagaggaacctggcagactataggccatagggtcacaaagagttggacgagactgagcaacaaacactttacAGAACTCTTCAGAACCAATCATTAGTGAAAGAGTTTCAGTTTGGTTTTGTATTTTGTCTTGTCTCTTCTTTTAGTGGACGGAATTAATGTCACCAAGATGTATAGGTTTTAGAAAGGCCCCTGAAGTGTTCATCCCATTGTGTTTTGGTGGATAGTATGTTTAGTGGTTTAGGGAAAGGAGTTAGTTACACGTTCTCGGGAATGACTGAGTGGAAAGAGATGGACTCCatgtattgggctggccaaaaaatttgggtttttctataatagcttatgaaaaaacccaaacaaactttttgaccaatcCAATATTTGAAATCATAAGTTGGTTCTGAGTGTTTTCATCGTTCTTCTGTGTTCTGGAGGCGTCACTGAACAGAAGGAATAGAGAGGGCCAAGAGTCTGTGTTTTAACCCTCCCACGCCCTTTTGGAGGTCGGAGTATTATTCTTAGAACCTTTACGATGCGTGATGGGGACACAATTTGTACCAGTACTGGGATGTATTATGTTTCTATTAATGCTCTTCTAAGCAAAACCTGCTGGCACCCTCTTTCTCACAGCTTTTCCAAGTTTGGAGGCTTTTGTCTAGGAGATCTGGCTGACACTGAGAACCTTAGCTGCTGTCCCCACCATCTCTCCAAATCCCCTCCTGGTGGCAGCCTACCACGGTCCTGTTACACACTCTTGGCAGACATGAGTATCTATCTCACCCATACCATTTCACATCTTAATACTCTCTGCGTCTCCTCCATAAGAGGAGAAACATGCCCCTAGGTTTtcacggcttcccaggtggtacagtggtaaagaacccacctgcaatacagaagacccgggttcaatccctgggtcaggaagatcccctggagaagggaagggcaacccactccagtattcttgcctggagaatcccatggacagaggagcccggtggactacagccatggggttgcaaagagctggacacggctgggtaactaacactttcactttcttgggtCTCACAGCCATAGCTGCCTGCCTTTCTCTGAGAATTAGGACTTCTGAACTTGGTGAAACACCTTAGTCATTGATCAGGTTCAGTTATCCCAGGAGCTTGTTTAAAATCCCAGCCTGCTCTCTgaaacttccccggtggtccagtggttaacactttgtgttcccagtgcaggaggacctgggtttgatctctggtcagggagctagatccagcatgctgcaactaaagatcctgcatacttCAATGCAGATCCTGCACATGGCAgtgaagatcacacatgctgcaactaagaccctgctgctgctgctaagtcgcttcagtcgtgtctgactctgtgcgaccccatagacggcagcccaccaggctcctccatccctgggattctccaggcaagaacactggagtgggttgccatctccttctccaatgcatgaaagtgaaaagggaaagtgaagttgctcagtcgttcccaactcttagcaaccccatggactgcagcctaccaggctcctccgtccatgggattttccaggcaagagtactggagtggggtgccattgccttctctgcaactaagacccagtgcaggccaAAAAAAAGTCCCAACTTGCTTTCAGTGGAGCCTCTCCATTCATAGCCTGACCGTTAGGGAAGTCCCGATGGTGTGAGGATACCCTCGTGGACTGTGGAGATTGGATGCAAAGGTGGTTGAGAATCCCATCTCATAGGCATCATCTGCCAAGAGACGCTGATTCTCATGAATCTTGATGGACTCTGGCAGCGTTAGTGTCactgaagaaaaacattttagtCCTATTAAAGGTGAATGCATCAGTATCCACAGAGCCTGCCTAGAAGAGACTCAGAAGAAGGATGGATTTTCCCAGTGATGGATACAGGGTGGGccgccttcctgcaaccccaCCTGGCAATGCAAATGTGCCCACCCCATGGCATTTGGCATTTGTCACCCTGTTTCGGCAGGGGGGGTTGCTGACCTGGGACCACAGGTTTGCTCTGATTACAGGAGATTTTTGTGCCAGCTCCTCAGGGAATTGGCTGAATGGCCCTTCCTGGGCAGGATGAGATACACCAACTTGACATTTGCTTGCCAAATGAGTGGTGTGTTGTCAGCTGCCTGGCCCTGCACTAGATCCTCATTTTGCACAACCACTTATGAATTCAGCAAAGAGGAAAAGCACTCTGATTATGAATTGAGCAGGAGGAAAAAAGTCCTGCAAATAAATGACAAGGAGACAAGAACCATGCATAAGAAAGTGCCAGGAAGGGAGAATGCCACCAGAAGCCTCATGCCAGTGAACAAATTCTGTAGCGAGAGAGGCTCTGGGTTTTGCATAGTGAATTAATCAAGGCTTTACAGACATTCTTAGCAGCCTGGCAGATATAAGAATCACTCTGAAGTCCATGACTAAATGCTTTGGCCACAGAAGAAATATTATGTCATGGTTAGCGTTAAAGAGTTGCTGAACCCAGAGTGAGTTCtaatcccagccctgcctctcacTAGTTTTGTGACTTTGAGAAGTTATGGTGTCACttggtgcctcagtttactcatctgttaaAGGGGCATAACCTTAGCACCACCTCAGGGTTGTGATAATATACATAAAGCACTTAAATCAGTTGCTGGCACATAGTGAGTATTAtggatgttatttttattataaggaCAGAGTTTATTTGCATGGTCTAttcctcaaaatttaaaaatgtgataGATTGGGgaaggaagctgctgctgctgctgctgcttctgctaagtcccttcagtcatgtccgactctgtgcgatcctatagacggcagcccaccaggctccccagtccctgggattctccaggcaagaacactggagtgggttgccatttccttctccaatgcataaaagtgaaaagtgaaagtgaagtcactcagtcgcgtccgactcttcacaaccccatggactgcagcccaccaggctcctccatccatggggttctctaggaagagtactggagtggggtgtcatcgccttctctgggGAAGGAAGCTAGGGCACAACAAATGGGAGAAAAGGAACCTGAGGTAGAGAAGGGTCATAGCCAGCCTCCCGTGGGAGTCCCACCTGTGTAGTATCTAGATTTAAattgaaactaatgaaaatgaaacacaactaaacattcagtccctcagtcagaCTCgccacatttcaagggctcaATTACCACCTGTGGCTCGTGGCTTCCACATTGGACCATGCAGAACAGAACATGTCCATCATCACAGAATGTTCTGTTGGATAGTCTTGGCCTAAAGCTCTAGTGACCAGCTGAAGTCCTGCTAAAGTGCCTCAGCTTCCATTCATAACAGTGACTGATCATTTCGGGCAGTGAGCGCTAAGCAACTCACGTGCGTTATCACAGTTAATCCTCCCAATGAGCCTGCAAAGCACAAACTCTGACAACCCTCATTCTAAGGGTGGGAGCAAATGAAGCAGAGCAGAGGTCATTGCCCGAGGTGAGGCTGCGGGAGAAGGGTGGGGCTGGCTGGATCCTGCTCTGGGAGTCAGAATCCGCAGCCTGTGTTCTGAGCTGCTGCAGTCACACCCCTTTGCCAAGTAGCATGCACAGCTTAGGCTGGGAGCACAGAGAGGAAGGGTCAGGACTCAGGGAAGCTTCGAGCCAAGGCTGGTGTCTtgggggaagagaagaaggatctGTTCTGAAGTGATGACTTTGGAAGCTGACAGAGAAAACACAAAACTGGCAATAGGCTTGGGGCTTGGAGTTCAAAGTACAACtgatttttgcctttttgaagCAATAGTGAATGGGTGCTGGGATATTACTACTTGCAAGTGAATGTTCTCATTAGAGCTTTTCATGTATTGAGTGGTCAGCTTTGCTCCTAAGGG is a genomic window of Bubalus kerabau isolate K-KA32 ecotype Philippines breed swamp buffalo chromosome 23, PCC_UOA_SB_1v2, whole genome shotgun sequence containing:
- the LOC129637873 gene encoding ectonucleotide pyrophosphatase/phosphodiesterase family member 7-like produces the protein MDMKTIFRAFGPDFKKNHLAEPFDSIHIYPLMCKLLGVTPEPHNGSLAVTQEMLVDTYDQHTGAEMKRASALQNTAIGLTVVTGVLVVLFVAGVTFTVFCRKKMQRADQNSTSEPERMTEL
- the LOC129638163 gene encoding ectonucleotide pyrophosphatase/phosphodiesterase family member 7-like, whose translation is MMFNTETLWKYSFKTTQNKTEWWDNGVLPLWITAQRQPKLCMLLGKGPGSWLYVLLLVTGRGLLRIKEQYRLPTQCDRQGEGGWATDNSFKVKQQPQALVRPCKIQQNFMDDPPPSSDGRKTASFHYPGGGAKYQGEAVQRSLVESYTHPNGNETEWRQNIDIVMNWFTKEDFDFVTLYYGEPDSVGHLYGPDTENRRAMIQQIDRTIGYLLEAIGRHSLTEHLNVIITSDHGMTTMKKKPNITEILLRNYISFKDLVQFDIVDYGGFGMLLPKPGQEEAVYQALKNAHPHLNVYKKEEFPERFHFAKHERVLPIVMYADPGYSISGVSGF